Proteins from a single region of Luteitalea sp.:
- a CDS encoding FAD-binding oxidoreductase, giving the protein DLAGEILRLCIALGGSITGEHGVGMEKRQFLGEMYGAADLACMQRLRHAIDPLEIANRGKMFAESVVADDSPSRHT; this is encoded by the coding sequence GATCTCGCAGGTGAGATTTTGCGCCTCTGCATCGCGCTCGGTGGGTCCATCACCGGCGAGCACGGCGTCGGCATGGAGAAGCGCCAGTTCCTCGGTGAGATGTATGGTGCCGCGGATCTGGCTTGCATGCAGCGGCTGCGCCATGCTATCGACCCACTGGAGATTGCCAACCGTGGCAAGATGTTCGCCGAATCTGTTGTCGCCGATGATTCTCCATCCCGCCACACCTGA
- a CDS encoding 4Fe-4S dicluster domain-containing protein, which produces MLHRIDVSQLGPQGDAMARAVATCVHCGFCLPACPTYRVLGEEMDSPRGRIFLMKGVLEGDVALSEVVPHVDRCLGCLACVPACPSGVAYGDLLTPFRAHVEPERARSVNERLRRALVLGTLPYAWRFRQAMRLGRFAGWLRAIVPRGLRPMLDMVPERLPPAQPLPSMHPAQGTRRARVALLAGCAQQVLAPEIGWAALRVLARAGVEVVVPPKQGCCGALAMHVGEADQARRLARRNLRAFPTDVDAIITTAAGCGSGMHEYSLLFKGLAEESDAERLASQVTDVTVFLEQLDLGDLPPLPAPLRVAYHDACHLVNAQGVSAAPRALLGRIPNLTLVKMPEPGMCCGSAGTYNIDQPEIAHELGQRKAKGALAADAQAVATGNIGCVMQLRTHLAALGARLPVYHTIEIVDRALTQGVRGQD; this is translated from the coding sequence GTGCTGCACCGTATCGATGTAAGCCAGCTCGGTCCGCAGGGAGACGCCATGGCGCGCGCCGTGGCCACATGCGTCCACTGCGGGTTTTGTCTTCCAGCGTGCCCGACGTATCGCGTGCTCGGCGAGGAGATGGACTCGCCGCGCGGTCGCATCTTCCTGATGAAAGGCGTCCTCGAGGGCGATGTCGCGCTCAGCGAGGTCGTGCCGCACGTCGATCGCTGTCTGGGGTGCCTGGCCTGCGTGCCCGCCTGCCCATCGGGCGTCGCCTATGGAGACTTGCTGACGCCGTTTCGCGCGCACGTCGAGCCCGAGCGCGCGCGAAGCGTCAACGAGCGGCTTCGCCGGGCGCTCGTCCTGGGGACGCTCCCGTACGCGTGGCGCTTTCGGCAGGCCATGCGGCTGGGCCGGTTTGCTGGTTGGCTGCGCGCGATCGTGCCTCGTGGTCTGCGGCCGATGCTCGACATGGTCCCGGAACGGCTTCCACCCGCACAGCCGCTGCCGTCGATGCATCCAGCGCAGGGCACTCGCCGGGCGAGAGTGGCTCTGCTGGCGGGCTGTGCACAGCAGGTGCTGGCGCCCGAGATCGGGTGGGCGGCACTGCGCGTTCTGGCGCGGGCAGGCGTGGAGGTGGTCGTGCCGCCGAAGCAAGGCTGCTGCGGCGCGCTCGCCATGCACGTGGGAGAGGCGGACCAGGCGCGGCGCCTGGCACGGCGGAACTTGCGTGCGTTTCCGACCGACGTCGACGCGATCATCACCACCGCGGCGGGCTGCGGTTCAGGGATGCACGAGTACAGTCTCTTGTTCAAAGGCCTCGCCGAGGAGAGCGACGCCGAGCGGCTGGCCTCCCAGGTCACCGATGTGACAGTCTTCCTGGAACAGCTTGACCTTGGCGACCTTCCCCCGCTGCCCGCGCCTCTGCGGGTCGCCTATCATGATGCCTGCCATCTCGTGAACGCACAGGGCGTCAGCGCCGCTCCCCGCGCGCTGCTGGGCCGCATCCCCAATCTCACGCTGGTCAAGATGCCGGAGCCCGGTATGTGTTGTGGCTCGGCAGGGACGTACAACATCGACCAACCCGAGATCGCTCATGAGCTTGGTCAGCGCAAGGCAAAGGGGGCTCTCGCGGCGGATGCGCAAGCGGTCGCGACCGGCAATATCGGCTGCGTGATGCAGCTTCGCACGCATCTGGCCGCGCTGGGCGCGCGCCTGCCTGTCTATCACACAATCGAGATCGTGGATCGAGCTCTCACACAGGGGGTCAGGGGTCAGGATTAG
- the rfaD gene encoding ADP-glyceromanno-heptose 6-epimerase: MVIVTGAAGFIGSNLVKALNARGETDIIAVDDPARGPAPVNLAGCRISDYLDKAEFVDRFVRGRVAGVRVLFHEGACSDTMETDRRYVMDNNLGYSRRLLEACTTQRIPLIYASSAAVYGRSDTFVESVEHERPLNLYGESKHLFDQVIRDVLREASGRPASQIVGLRYFNVYGPREAHKGRMASVAFHSFNQFRAEGRVKLFAAYGGFGPGQQMRDFVSVDDVVAVNLYFLDRPGLSGIFNVGTGVARPFNDVAATVVNALRRAEGDPPMSLDALVRDGLIEYISFPDGLRGTYQCFTQADIGRLRAAGYTAPFADVKQGVGRYCEWLLQTTMHPA, encoded by the coding sequence ATGGTGATCGTGACCGGAGCTGCCGGGTTCATCGGCAGCAACCTTGTCAAGGCGCTGAACGCGCGGGGCGAGACCGACATCATCGCCGTCGATGATCCGGCTCGTGGACCAGCGCCAGTGAACCTGGCGGGCTGTCGGATCAGCGATTATCTCGACAAGGCGGAGTTCGTCGATCGCTTTGTCCGTGGTCGCGTCGCTGGTGTGCGGGTCCTGTTTCACGAAGGCGCATGCTCGGACACGATGGAGACCGACCGGCGCTATGTCATGGACAACAACCTGGGCTATAGTCGCCGGTTGCTCGAGGCATGCACGACTCAACGTATCCCGCTGATCTATGCTTCGTCTGCTGCCGTTTACGGCCGCTCCGACACGTTTGTCGAATCAGTGGAGCACGAGCGTCCGCTCAACCTGTACGGTGAGTCGAAGCACCTGTTCGATCAAGTGATCCGCGACGTATTGCGGGAGGCATCGGGAAGGCCTGCCAGCCAGATCGTCGGGCTGCGCTACTTCAACGTGTACGGACCTCGTGAAGCACACAAGGGCCGGATGGCATCCGTGGCGTTTCACAGCTTCAACCAGTTCCGGGCGGAGGGAAGGGTCAAGCTGTTTGCAGCCTACGGGGGATTCGGTCCTGGCCAACAGATGCGCGATTTCGTCTCGGTCGACGATGTGGTTGCCGTCAATCTGTATTTCCTGGATCGTCCAGGGCTGTCCGGCATCTTCAATGTGGGCACTGGTGTGGCGCGACCGTTCAACGACGTCGCGGCGACGGTGGTGAACGCGCTGCGACGCGCAGAGGGCGATCCGCCCATGTCACTCGACGCACTGGTACGGGATGGGCTGATTGAATACATTTCGTTTCCAGACGGCTTGCGCGGGACGTACCAGTGCTTCACGCAGGCAGACATCGGCAGGCTACGTGCGGCCGGATATACGGCGCCTTTCGCGGACGTCAAGCAGGGCGTAGGACGTTATTGCGAATGGCTCCTCCAGACGACAATGCATCCGGCGTGA
- a CDS encoding rhomboid family intramembrane serine protease, producing MFKRQTAGSVVCISCGSLVGVNDARCYTCGQRNPGLWGYAPLVRNLGRDVGFTSLVIGASVALYVISLLLSGPNIRMGGMMSFLAPSLEALFLLGASGAMPVVYGGAWWTVLSAGWLHGGLIHILFNVLWIRQLAPATGEAFGPGRMIIIYVVAGACGFFLSSMAGYYLAAMPLFLAGSQFTVGASASIFGLLGALMCYGRRTGSSMIHREAKLYAVMLFIFGLIMPGVDNYAHAGGFVGGYVIAEMLKPLEPERVTHVLVALGLLVTTLLAILASVITGVQVLGR from the coding sequence ATGTTCAAGCGCCAAACTGCCGGATCGGTCGTCTGCATTTCCTGCGGCTCGCTCGTCGGCGTGAACGACGCCCGTTGCTATACCTGCGGTCAGAGAAATCCGGGGCTCTGGGGCTACGCACCGCTCGTCCGAAATCTCGGCCGCGACGTGGGCTTCACGTCGCTGGTGATTGGGGCTTCAGTCGCGCTCTACGTGATCAGCTTGCTGTTGTCGGGCCCGAACATCCGCATGGGCGGCATGATGTCGTTTCTCGCGCCGAGCCTCGAGGCGCTCTTCTTGCTTGGCGCGAGCGGTGCCATGCCGGTCGTGTATGGCGGCGCGTGGTGGACGGTGCTGAGCGCAGGCTGGCTGCACGGCGGCTTGATACACATCTTGTTCAACGTGCTGTGGATACGGCAGCTCGCGCCGGCCACGGGCGAAGCCTTCGGCCCTGGACGGATGATCATCATCTACGTGGTGGCTGGTGCCTGCGGGTTCTTCTTGAGCAGCATGGCAGGCTATTACCTGGCGGCCATGCCGCTGTTCTTGGCTGGATCGCAGTTCACGGTGGGCGCCTCCGCTTCCATCTTCGGTCTCCTCGGTGCGCTGATGTGCTACGGGCGCCGCACGGGCAGCTCGATGATTCACCGTGAGGCCAAGCTGTATGCCGTCATGCTGTTCATCTTCGGCTTGATCATGCCGGGTGTGGACAACTACGCACACGCCGGCGGCTTCGTCGGGGGCTACGTCATAGCCGAGATGCTGAAGCCGCTCGAACCGGAGCGGGTGACGCACGTGCTGGTCGCGCTTGGGCTGCTGGTGACCACCCTCCTCGCAATCCTCGCCTCGGTGATCACCGGTGTGCAGGTTCTCGGCAGGTAG